One window of the Perca flavescens isolate YP-PL-M2 chromosome 16, PFLA_1.0, whole genome shotgun sequence genome contains the following:
- the mrps18c gene encoding small ribosomal subunit protein bS18m — protein MLALRGLQRLKPVLSRHGNPGLRSLSGSSNVVRQKDDTLVKMENPFKEPQKGCLLCNVTVDFKNTQLLSQFISPHTGRIYGRHLTGLCGRKQKEVSKAIKKAHSMGFMSVTHKHPQFMKDPNICAVRHLD, from the exons ATGCTCGCCCTGAGAGGGTTACAGAGGCTAAAGCCTGTTTTATCCCGACATGGTAACCCGG GTCTCAGAAGTCTCTCTGGCTCTTCAAATGTAGTCCGACAGAAAGATGACACG CTCGTGAAGATGGAGAACCCGTTCAAAGAGCCACAGAAAGGATGTCTCCTCTGCAACGTCACCGTGGACTTCAAAAACACTCAG CTGCTGTCTCAGTTCATCTCTCCTCACACGGGCCGGATCTACGGACGACACCTCACAG GTTTGTGTGGAAGGAAACAAAAGGAAGTCTCTAAAGCCATAAAGAAAGCTCACTCCATGG GTTTCATGTCGGTGACCCACAAACACCCACAGTTCATGAAGGATCCCAACATCTGTGCAGTCAGACATCTGGACTAG